Sequence from the Microcoleus sp. FACHB-831 genome:
TTGCTCGTGCCGCTGAGGATCGCAAGGGGGGTGATATTGTGTTGCTGCGGGTGTCAGGTGTTTCGTATCTGGCGGATTATTTTGCGATTGTCACAGGCTTTTCTAAAGTGCAGGTAAGGGCGATCGCGCAAGTAATTCAAGAACAAGTAGCGCAAGAATGGCAACGCCAGCCTCTGCGGGTTGAAGGCCAAGCAGAAGGAAGTTGGGTACTTGCAGATTATGGCGATGTAATTGTCCACATCATGATGCCACAAGAGCGTGAATTCTATAATCTCGAAGCGTTCTGGGGACACGCTGAACAAATAGAGTTTGCCGCATCTAATCCAGTAGGAGAGTAAAACGATGCTGGAATCGAGTGTTTCAGTTTGCCCCGTCCCTACAGAACAGCAGCCCCTAAATGAATACGAGGAATTAAAGCAATCTTGGTTTTTTAGTTGGGCAACGCTCTCACCGCAGCAATATTTTACCAAGCTCGGTTGGGTGTGGGGTTGGAGCTGGCTCGTGTCTGGCCCCATAGCGGCGGCTAGTTTCGCGCCAGCGAAGCATCTAGTACAGTTTGTGCTGTGCGGTGCAGGAGGGGCGAGTGTGTTTATGGTGTTGGCAGTGTTGCGGTTGTATTTAGGTTGGTCTTACGTGCGCGATCGCCTGCAATGTCCTACAGTGTTTTACGAAGAGTCGGGTTGGTATGACGGCCAAACCTGGACGAAGCCCACTGAAGTGCTGACACGCGATCGCTTGATCGTCACATACCAAGTACAACCCATCCTCCAACGCTTGGTGAAAACATTCGGATTTCTGGCCTTGTGTTTCTCTCTCGGCAACATCCTGTGGTTTTTCTTGTAATTCCGGTAAGTTGAAAAATTGCCCGTAAAGATTCTAATTAAGCTTTTATACTGTCCCCATCGAGTGATACATTTTTAGGCATGACAAGGGGAAAACGAAATCAATCAGCAGAACTAGAAGT
This genomic interval carries:
- the rsfS gene encoding ribosome silencing factor — translated: MSETLKISAFSPSTAVAANAEEEATSQQLALTIARAAEDRKGGDIVLLRVSGVSYLADYFAIVTGFSKVQVRAIAQVIQEQVAQEWQRQPLRVEGQAEGSWVLADYGDVIVHIMMPQEREFYNLEAFWGHAEQIEFAASNPVGE
- a CDS encoding CGLD27 family protein; protein product: MLESSVSVCPVPTEQQPLNEYEELKQSWFFSWATLSPQQYFTKLGWVWGWSWLVSGPIAAASFAPAKHLVQFVLCGAGGASVFMVLAVLRLYLGWSYVRDRLQCPTVFYEESGWYDGQTWTKPTEVLTRDRLIVTYQVQPILQRLVKTFGFLALCFSLGNILWFFL